One genomic window of Erinaceus europaeus chromosome 19, mEriEur2.1, whole genome shotgun sequence includes the following:
- the HR gene encoding lysine-specific demethylase hairless isoform X2 — MESTPSFLKDSPAWEKTAPENAILGQELESPPGDGLRQGAFCLGEPTPFWRGVLNSSDSWLPPGFSQGPKDVLPLVEGEGFWNGERKAGWMGGKEGLRWKEAMLAHPLAFCGAASPPRYGPLVPEHSSAHAKSDPVAFRPLHCPFLLETKILERAPFWVPTCLPPYLVSSLPPERPCDWPLTPHPWVHPGGQPKVPSAFNLGSKGFYHKDPSILRLTKEPLAAVEPGLLGLAPSGHLQRAGGIERPSLLHRDGETGVGRHPDLYPLLGPADTVPQAPWPTCPTGLVHTLSNVWAMPGGRSLGCQLGPAATSSCPSPGLPAAQVACCSSHLSARAGGLSPCGKCQEDMGTSGSSESSEEASKAPAPRACLPSHHTKLKKTWLTRHSEQFGCLGSCAGDEESPVAPLRALKRAGSPEVQGAGGGPAPKRLSNPFLGSAGQGAQGWQEVPDSSFGNQAESKQHTECSGPRDGRASLQDPGLRDTPSLAPPTGGITQCQNCVQAAGEVGGLVCDAQQVPRLSLGGERQQEEELSADSEEGRGTDPEAPLSTGLAKHLLSGLGDRLCRLLRREREVLAWAQREGQGPASTEDSPGVPCCCSRCHHGLFNTHWTCPRCSHRLCVACGRTVGAGRARERAASQEQSTEECALEPGHSACSLMLTQFVSSQTLAELSTAMHQIWVKFDIRGHCPCQADARVWAPRDGGQQKEPPVKNPPPPQPPCNGDINRTKDTKEETPDSTEAPAEERAGRGPLPCPSLCELLASTAVKLCLGHERIHMAFAPVTPALPSDDRITNILDSIIAQVVERKIQEKALGPGLRAAPGLRKGLGLPLSPVRPRPPPPGALLWLQEPRPQHSFHLFQEHWRQGQPVLVSGIQKTLQASLWGTEALGLLGGQVQALTSLGPPQPASLSTVVFWEGFSRPEIRPKSEEGSVLLLHRALGDEDTGRLENLTASLPLPEYCTCQGKLNLASYLPMGPALHPLEPRLWAAYGVSPHRGHLGIKNLCVEVTDLVSILVHAEAPLPGWHRAQKDFLSGLDGEGLWSPGSQASTVWHVFRAQDAQRIRRFLQMVCPAGAGKLEPGALGSCYLDAGLRRRLREEWGVSCWTLLQAPGEAVLVPAGAPHQVQGLVSTVSVTQHFLSPETSALSAQLCHQGPSLSPDHQLLYAQMDWAVFQAVKVAVGTLQEAK; from the exons GCTTCTGGAATGGGGAGAGGAAAGCTGGTTGGATGGGTGGCAAGGAGGGGCTGCGATGGAAGGAGGCCATGCTTGCCCACCCACTGGCCTTCTGTGGGGCTGCCTCTCCACCTCGCTATGGGCCTCTGGTTCCTGAGCATAGCAGTGCCCATGCCAAGAGTGATCCTGTGGCTTTCCGGCCCCTGCACTGCCCCTTCCTGCTGGAGACCAAGATCCTGGAACGAGCTCCCTTCTGGGTGCCCACCTGTTTGCCACCCTACCTGGTGTCCAGCCTGCCTCCAGAGCGGCCGTGTGACTGGCCCCTGACCCCACACCCCTGGGTGCACCCAGGAGGCCAGCCCAAAGTCCCCTCTGCTTTCAACTTAGGCAGTAAG GGCTTTTATCACAAGGATCCAAGCATTCTCAGGCTCACAAAGGAACCACTGGCAGCTGTGGAACCTGGGCTGCTGGGCTTAGCCCCCAGTGGGCATCTCCAGAGAGCTGGGGGCATAGAGCGCCCTTCACTCCtccacagagatggagagacaggagTTGGCAGGCACCCAGACCTCTATCCACTTCTGGGACCTGCAGACACTGTTCCCCAGGCCCCTTGGCCCACTTGTCCCACAGGCCTTGTTCATACTCTTAGCAACGTCTGGGCTATGCCAGGGGGCAGGAGCCTGGGGTGCCAGCTGGGGCCTGCAGCCACGTCAAGCTGTCCCTCTCCTGGGCTTCCTGCCGCCCAAGTGGCTTGTTGCTCATCCCACCTATCAGCTAGAGCTGGAGGTCTCAGCCCTTGTGGGAAGTGCCAGGAGGACATGGGCACCAGTGGATCCAGCGAATCCAGCGAGGAGGCAAGCAAGGCCCCTGCTCCCAGGGCCTGCCTGCCCAGCCACCACACCAAGCTGAAAAAGACCTGGCTTACTCGACACTCTGAGCAGTTTGGGTGCTTAGGCAGCTGTGCTGGAGACGAGGAGAGCCCAGTTGCTCCACTGCGGGCACTCAAGAGGGCAGGCAGCCCTGAGGTGCAGGGAGCAGGGGGCGGCCCAGCTCCCAAGCGCCTATCCAACCCTTTCCTGGGCAGTGCAGGGCAGGGGGCCCAAGGGTGGCAGGAGGTGCCAGATTCATCTTTTGGGAACCAGGCAgagtcaaagcagcacactgaaTGTTCAG GACCCCGAGATGGCAGGGCCAGCCTTCAGGACCCAGGGCTCCGGGACACACCTAGCCTGGCTCCCCCCACTGGTGGCATCACTCAGTGTCAAAACTGTGTCCAGGCagctggagaggtggggggacTGGTCTGTGATGCCCAGCAGGTGCCCAG ATTGTCTCTTGGAGGAGAGCGACAGCAGGAGGAAGAGTTGTCAGCTGACTCAGAGGAGGGCAGAGGGACTGACCCGGAGGCCCCACTCAGTACAGGCCTCGCCAAGCACCTGCTAAGTGGTTTGGGGGACCGACTGTGCCGCCTGctgcggagagagagagaggtcctaGCCTGGGCACAGCGGGAAG GCCAGGGACCTGCTAGCACTGAGGATAGCCCAGGTGTTCCCTGCTGCTGCAGCCGCTGCCACCATGGACTCTTCAACACTCATTGGACATGCCCTCGCTGTAGCCACCGCCTGTGCGTGGCCTGTGGGCGCACAGTGGGCGCTGGgagggccagggagagagcag CCTCACAGGAACAGTCTACAGAGGAGTGTGCCTTGGAGCCTGGACACAGTGCCTGCTCCTTGATGCTCACCCAGTTTGTCTCCAGCCAAA ctctGGCAGAATTGAGCACTGCAATGCACCAGATCTGGGTCAAGTTTGACATCCGGGGGCACTGCCCCTGCCAAGCTGATGCCCGCGTGTGGGCTCCTAGAGATGGGGGCCAGCAG AAGGAGCCACCAGTGAAGAATCCCCCACCTCCACAACCACCCTGCAATGGGGACATCAACAGGACCAAGGACACCAAAGAGG AGACCCCGGACTCCACAGAGGCACCAGCAGAGGAGCGTGCAGGCCGGGGGCCTCTGCCTTGCCCCTCTCTCTGTGAGCTGCTAGCTTCCACTGCAGTCAAGCTCTGCCTGGGACATGAGCGGATCCACATGGCCTTTGCCCCCgtcaccccagccctgcccagt GACGACCGCATCACCAACATCCTGGACAGCATCATTGCGCAGGTGGTAGAGCGCAAGATCCAGGAGAAAGCGTTAGGGCCAGGCCTGCGAGCTGCGCCAGGCCTCCGCAAGGGCCTGGGCCTGCCTCTCTCACCTGTGCGGCCCCGGCCACCTCCCCCGGGAGCTTTGCTGTGGCTGCAAGAGCCCAGGCCTCAGCATAGCTTCCACCTTTTCCAGGAGCACTGGAGGCAgggccag CCCGTACTGGTGTCGGGGATCCAGAAAACATTGCAGGCCAGCCTGTGGGGGACAGAAGCCCTTGGGTTACTTGGTGGacaggtgcaggcactgacctcCCTTGGGCCACCTCAGCCTGCCAGCCTGAGCACTGTGGTCTTCTGGGAGGGATTCTCCCGGCCTGAGA TTCGCCCAAAGTCAGAAGAAGGTTCAGTTCTCCTGCTTCACAGAGCTCTAGGGGATGAGGACACTGGCAG GCTAGAGAATCTGactgccagcctgcctctcccagAGTACTGCACCTGCCAAGGAAAACTCAACCTGGCTTCCTACCTCCCGATGGGCCCAGCCCTGCATCCACTGGAGCCCCGGCTGTGGGCAGCCTATG GTGTGAGCCCACACCGTGGCCACTTGGGGATCAAGAACCTCTGTGTGGAGGTGACTgacctggtcagcatcctggtcCATGCTGAAGCCCCTCTGCCTGGCTGGCACCGGGCACAGAAAG ATTTCCTGTCTGGCCTGGATGGTGAGGGGCTCTGGTCTCCGGGAAGCCAGGCCAGCACCGTGTGGCACGTGTTCCGGGCCCAGGATGCCCAGCGTATCCGCCGCTTCCTCCAGATG GTGTGTCCGGCTGGGGCTGGCAAACTGGAGCCTGGTGCCTTGGGCAGCTGCTACTTGGATGCGGGGCTGCGGCGGCGCCTGCGGGAGGAGTGGGGTGTGAGCTGCTGGACCCTGCTACAGGCACCCGGAGAGGCTGTGCTCGTGCCTGCAGGGGCTCCCCACCAG GTGCAGGGACTTGTGAGCACAGTGAGTGTCACCCAGCACTTCCTGTCCCCTGAGACCTCTGCCCtatctgctcagctctgccaccaGGGACCCAGCCTGTCTCCTGACCACCAGCTGCTTTATGCCCAG atGGACTGGGCTGTGTTCCAAGCAGTGAAGGTGGCAGTTGGAACACTACAAGAGGCTAAATAG
- the HR gene encoding lysine-specific demethylase hairless isoform X6, which translates to MESTPSFLKDSPAWEKTAPENAILGQELESPPGDGLRQGAFCLGEPTPFWRGVLNSSDSWLPPGFSQGPKDVLPLVEGEGFWNGERKAGWMGGKEGLRWKEAMLAHPLAFCGAASPPRYGPLVPEHSSAHAKSDPVAFRPLHCPFLLETKILERAPFWVPTCLPPYLVSSLPPERPCDWPLTPHPWVHPGGQPKVPSAFNLGSKGFYHKDPSILRLTKEPLAAVEPGLLGLAPSGHLQRAGGIERPSLLHRDGETGVGRHPDLYPLLGPADTVPQAPWPTCPTGLVHTLSNVWAMPGGRSLGCQLGPAATSSCPSPGLPAAQVACCSSHLSARAGGLSPCGKCQEDMGTSGSSESSEEASKAPAPRACLPSHHTKLKKTWLTRHSEQFGCLGSCAGDEESPVAPLRALKRAGSPEVQGAGGGPAPKRLSNPFLGSAGQGAQGWQEVPDSSFGNQAESKQHTECSGPRDGRASLQDPGLRDTPSLAPPTGGITQCQNCVQAAGEVGGLVCDAQQVPRLSLGGERQQEEELSADSEEGRGTDPEAPLSTGLAKHLLSGLGDRLCRLLRREREVLAWAQREASQEQSTEECALEPGHSACSLMLTQFVSSQTLAELSTAMHQIWVKFDIRGHCPCQADARVWAPRDGGQQKEPPVKNPPPPQPPCNGDINRTKDTKEETPDSTEAPAEERAGRGPLPCPSLCELLASTAVKLCLGHERIHMAFAPVTPALPSDDRITNILDSIIAQVVERKIQEKALGPGLRAAPGLRKGLGLPLSPVRPRPPPPGALLWLQEPRPQHSFHLFQEHWRQGQPVLVSGIQKTLQASLWGTEALGLLGGQVQALTSLGPPQPASLSTVVFWEGFSRPEIRPKSEEGSVLLLHRALGDEDTGRLENLTASLPLPEYCTCQGKLNLASYLPMGPALHPLEPRLWAAYGVSPHRGHLGIKNLCVEVTDLVSILVHAEAPLPGWHRAQKDFLSGLDGEGLWSPGSQASTVWHVFRAQDAQRIRRFLQMVCPAGAGKLEPGALGSCYLDAGLRRRLREEWGVSCWTLLQAPGEAVLVPAGAPHQVQGLVSTVSVTQHFLSPETSALSAQLCHQGPSLSPDHQLLYAQMDWAVFQAVKVAVGTLQEAK; encoded by the exons GCTTCTGGAATGGGGAGAGGAAAGCTGGTTGGATGGGTGGCAAGGAGGGGCTGCGATGGAAGGAGGCCATGCTTGCCCACCCACTGGCCTTCTGTGGGGCTGCCTCTCCACCTCGCTATGGGCCTCTGGTTCCTGAGCATAGCAGTGCCCATGCCAAGAGTGATCCTGTGGCTTTCCGGCCCCTGCACTGCCCCTTCCTGCTGGAGACCAAGATCCTGGAACGAGCTCCCTTCTGGGTGCCCACCTGTTTGCCACCCTACCTGGTGTCCAGCCTGCCTCCAGAGCGGCCGTGTGACTGGCCCCTGACCCCACACCCCTGGGTGCACCCAGGAGGCCAGCCCAAAGTCCCCTCTGCTTTCAACTTAGGCAGTAAG GGCTTTTATCACAAGGATCCAAGCATTCTCAGGCTCACAAAGGAACCACTGGCAGCTGTGGAACCTGGGCTGCTGGGCTTAGCCCCCAGTGGGCATCTCCAGAGAGCTGGGGGCATAGAGCGCCCTTCACTCCtccacagagatggagagacaggagTTGGCAGGCACCCAGACCTCTATCCACTTCTGGGACCTGCAGACACTGTTCCCCAGGCCCCTTGGCCCACTTGTCCCACAGGCCTTGTTCATACTCTTAGCAACGTCTGGGCTATGCCAGGGGGCAGGAGCCTGGGGTGCCAGCTGGGGCCTGCAGCCACGTCAAGCTGTCCCTCTCCTGGGCTTCCTGCCGCCCAAGTGGCTTGTTGCTCATCCCACCTATCAGCTAGAGCTGGAGGTCTCAGCCCTTGTGGGAAGTGCCAGGAGGACATGGGCACCAGTGGATCCAGCGAATCCAGCGAGGAGGCAAGCAAGGCCCCTGCTCCCAGGGCCTGCCTGCCCAGCCACCACACCAAGCTGAAAAAGACCTGGCTTACTCGACACTCTGAGCAGTTTGGGTGCTTAGGCAGCTGTGCTGGAGACGAGGAGAGCCCAGTTGCTCCACTGCGGGCACTCAAGAGGGCAGGCAGCCCTGAGGTGCAGGGAGCAGGGGGCGGCCCAGCTCCCAAGCGCCTATCCAACCCTTTCCTGGGCAGTGCAGGGCAGGGGGCCCAAGGGTGGCAGGAGGTGCCAGATTCATCTTTTGGGAACCAGGCAgagtcaaagcagcacactgaaTGTTCAG GACCCCGAGATGGCAGGGCCAGCCTTCAGGACCCAGGGCTCCGGGACACACCTAGCCTGGCTCCCCCCACTGGTGGCATCACTCAGTGTCAAAACTGTGTCCAGGCagctggagaggtggggggacTGGTCTGTGATGCCCAGCAGGTGCCCAG ATTGTCTCTTGGAGGAGAGCGACAGCAGGAGGAAGAGTTGTCAGCTGACTCAGAGGAGGGCAGAGGGACTGACCCGGAGGCCCCACTCAGTACAGGCCTCGCCAAGCACCTGCTAAGTGGTTTGGGGGACCGACTGTGCCGCCTGctgcggagagagagagaggtcctaGCCTGGGCACAGCGGGAAG CCTCACAGGAACAGTCTACAGAGGAGTGTGCCTTGGAGCCTGGACACAGTGCCTGCTCCTTGATGCTCACCCAGTTTGTCTCCAGCCAAA ctctGGCAGAATTGAGCACTGCAATGCACCAGATCTGGGTCAAGTTTGACATCCGGGGGCACTGCCCCTGCCAAGCTGATGCCCGCGTGTGGGCTCCTAGAGATGGGGGCCAGCAG AAGGAGCCACCAGTGAAGAATCCCCCACCTCCACAACCACCCTGCAATGGGGACATCAACAGGACCAAGGACACCAAAGAGG AGACCCCGGACTCCACAGAGGCACCAGCAGAGGAGCGTGCAGGCCGGGGGCCTCTGCCTTGCCCCTCTCTCTGTGAGCTGCTAGCTTCCACTGCAGTCAAGCTCTGCCTGGGACATGAGCGGATCCACATGGCCTTTGCCCCCgtcaccccagccctgcccagt GACGACCGCATCACCAACATCCTGGACAGCATCATTGCGCAGGTGGTAGAGCGCAAGATCCAGGAGAAAGCGTTAGGGCCAGGCCTGCGAGCTGCGCCAGGCCTCCGCAAGGGCCTGGGCCTGCCTCTCTCACCTGTGCGGCCCCGGCCACCTCCCCCGGGAGCTTTGCTGTGGCTGCAAGAGCCCAGGCCTCAGCATAGCTTCCACCTTTTCCAGGAGCACTGGAGGCAgggccag CCCGTACTGGTGTCGGGGATCCAGAAAACATTGCAGGCCAGCCTGTGGGGGACAGAAGCCCTTGGGTTACTTGGTGGacaggtgcaggcactgacctcCCTTGGGCCACCTCAGCCTGCCAGCCTGAGCACTGTGGTCTTCTGGGAGGGATTCTCCCGGCCTGAGA TTCGCCCAAAGTCAGAAGAAGGTTCAGTTCTCCTGCTTCACAGAGCTCTAGGGGATGAGGACACTGGCAG GCTAGAGAATCTGactgccagcctgcctctcccagAGTACTGCACCTGCCAAGGAAAACTCAACCTGGCTTCCTACCTCCCGATGGGCCCAGCCCTGCATCCACTGGAGCCCCGGCTGTGGGCAGCCTATG GTGTGAGCCCACACCGTGGCCACTTGGGGATCAAGAACCTCTGTGTGGAGGTGACTgacctggtcagcatcctggtcCATGCTGAAGCCCCTCTGCCTGGCTGGCACCGGGCACAGAAAG ATTTCCTGTCTGGCCTGGATGGTGAGGGGCTCTGGTCTCCGGGAAGCCAGGCCAGCACCGTGTGGCACGTGTTCCGGGCCCAGGATGCCCAGCGTATCCGCCGCTTCCTCCAGATG GTGTGTCCGGCTGGGGCTGGCAAACTGGAGCCTGGTGCCTTGGGCAGCTGCTACTTGGATGCGGGGCTGCGGCGGCGCCTGCGGGAGGAGTGGGGTGTGAGCTGCTGGACCCTGCTACAGGCACCCGGAGAGGCTGTGCTCGTGCCTGCAGGGGCTCCCCACCAG GTGCAGGGACTTGTGAGCACAGTGAGTGTCACCCAGCACTTCCTGTCCCCTGAGACCTCTGCCCtatctgctcagctctgccaccaGGGACCCAGCCTGTCTCCTGACCACCAGCTGCTTTATGCCCAG atGGACTGGGCTGTGTTCCAAGCAGTGAAGGTGGCAGTTGGAACACTACAAGAGGCTAAATAG
- the HR gene encoding lysine-specific demethylase hairless isoform X5 has product MESTPSFLKDSPAWEKTAPENAILGQELESPPGDGLRQGAFCLGEPTPFWRGVLNSSDSWLPPGFSQGPKDVLPLVEGEGFWNGERKAGWMGGKEGLRWKEAMLAHPLAFCGAASPPRYGPLVPEHSSAHAKSDPVAFRPLHCPFLLETKILERAPFWVPTCLPPYLVSSLPPERPCDWPLTPHPWVHPGGQPKVPSAFNLGSKGFYHKDPSILRLTKEPLAAVEPGLLGLAPSGHLQRAGGIERPSLLHRDGETGVGRHPDLYPLLGPADTVPQAPWPTCPTGLVHTLSNVWAMPGGRSLGCQLGPAATSSCPSPGLPAAQVACCSSHLSARAGGLSPCGKCQEDMGTSGSSESSEEASKAPAPRACLPSHHTKLKKTWLTRHSEQFGCLGSCAGDEESPVAPLRALKRAGSPEVQGAGGGPAPKRLSNPFLGSAGQGAQGWQEVPDSSFGNQAESKQHTECSGPRDGRASLQDPGLRDTPSLAPPTGGITQCQNCVQAAGEVGGLVCDAQQVPRLSLGGERQQEEELSADSEEGRGTDPEAPLSTGLAKHLLSGLGDRLCRLLRREREVLAWAQREGQGPASTEDSPGVPCCCSRCHHGLFNTHWTCPRCSHRLCVACGRTVGAGRARERAASQEQSTEECALEPGHSACSLMLTQFVSSQTLAELSTAMHQIWVKFDIRGHCPCQADARVWAPRDGGQQKEPPVKNPPPPQPPCNGDINRTKDTKEETPDSTEAPAEERAGRGPLPCPSLCELLASTAVKLCLGHERIHMAFAPVTPALPSDDRITNILDSIIAQVVERKIQEKALGPGLRAAPGLRKGLGLPLSPVRPRPPPPGALLWLQEPRPQHSFHLFQEHWRQGQPVLVSGIQKTLQASLWGTEALGLLGGQVQALTSLGPPQPASLSTVVFWEGFSRPEIRPKSEEGSVLLLHRALGDEDTGRLENLTASLPLPEYCTCQGKLNLASYLPMGPALHPLEPRLWAAYGVSPHRGHLGIKNLCVEVTDLVSILVHAEAPLPGWHRAQKDFLSGLDGEGLWSPGSQASTVWHVFRAQDAQRIRRFLQMVQGLVSTVSVTQHFLSPETSALSAQLCHQGPSLSPDHQLLYAQMDWAVFQAVKVAVGTLQEAK; this is encoded by the exons GCTTCTGGAATGGGGAGAGGAAAGCTGGTTGGATGGGTGGCAAGGAGGGGCTGCGATGGAAGGAGGCCATGCTTGCCCACCCACTGGCCTTCTGTGGGGCTGCCTCTCCACCTCGCTATGGGCCTCTGGTTCCTGAGCATAGCAGTGCCCATGCCAAGAGTGATCCTGTGGCTTTCCGGCCCCTGCACTGCCCCTTCCTGCTGGAGACCAAGATCCTGGAACGAGCTCCCTTCTGGGTGCCCACCTGTTTGCCACCCTACCTGGTGTCCAGCCTGCCTCCAGAGCGGCCGTGTGACTGGCCCCTGACCCCACACCCCTGGGTGCACCCAGGAGGCCAGCCCAAAGTCCCCTCTGCTTTCAACTTAGGCAGTAAG GGCTTTTATCACAAGGATCCAAGCATTCTCAGGCTCACAAAGGAACCACTGGCAGCTGTGGAACCTGGGCTGCTGGGCTTAGCCCCCAGTGGGCATCTCCAGAGAGCTGGGGGCATAGAGCGCCCTTCACTCCtccacagagatggagagacaggagTTGGCAGGCACCCAGACCTCTATCCACTTCTGGGACCTGCAGACACTGTTCCCCAGGCCCCTTGGCCCACTTGTCCCACAGGCCTTGTTCATACTCTTAGCAACGTCTGGGCTATGCCAGGGGGCAGGAGCCTGGGGTGCCAGCTGGGGCCTGCAGCCACGTCAAGCTGTCCCTCTCCTGGGCTTCCTGCCGCCCAAGTGGCTTGTTGCTCATCCCACCTATCAGCTAGAGCTGGAGGTCTCAGCCCTTGTGGGAAGTGCCAGGAGGACATGGGCACCAGTGGATCCAGCGAATCCAGCGAGGAGGCAAGCAAGGCCCCTGCTCCCAGGGCCTGCCTGCCCAGCCACCACACCAAGCTGAAAAAGACCTGGCTTACTCGACACTCTGAGCAGTTTGGGTGCTTAGGCAGCTGTGCTGGAGACGAGGAGAGCCCAGTTGCTCCACTGCGGGCACTCAAGAGGGCAGGCAGCCCTGAGGTGCAGGGAGCAGGGGGCGGCCCAGCTCCCAAGCGCCTATCCAACCCTTTCCTGGGCAGTGCAGGGCAGGGGGCCCAAGGGTGGCAGGAGGTGCCAGATTCATCTTTTGGGAACCAGGCAgagtcaaagcagcacactgaaTGTTCAG GACCCCGAGATGGCAGGGCCAGCCTTCAGGACCCAGGGCTCCGGGACACACCTAGCCTGGCTCCCCCCACTGGTGGCATCACTCAGTGTCAAAACTGTGTCCAGGCagctggagaggtggggggacTGGTCTGTGATGCCCAGCAGGTGCCCAG ATTGTCTCTTGGAGGAGAGCGACAGCAGGAGGAAGAGTTGTCAGCTGACTCAGAGGAGGGCAGAGGGACTGACCCGGAGGCCCCACTCAGTACAGGCCTCGCCAAGCACCTGCTAAGTGGTTTGGGGGACCGACTGTGCCGCCTGctgcggagagagagagaggtcctaGCCTGGGCACAGCGGGAAG GCCAGGGACCTGCTAGCACTGAGGATAGCCCAGGTGTTCCCTGCTGCTGCAGCCGCTGCCACCATGGACTCTTCAACACTCATTGGACATGCCCTCGCTGTAGCCACCGCCTGTGCGTGGCCTGTGGGCGCACAGTGGGCGCTGGgagggccagggagagagcag CCTCACAGGAACAGTCTACAGAGGAGTGTGCCTTGGAGCCTGGACACAGTGCCTGCTCCTTGATGCTCACCCAGTTTGTCTCCAGCCAAA ctctGGCAGAATTGAGCACTGCAATGCACCAGATCTGGGTCAAGTTTGACATCCGGGGGCACTGCCCCTGCCAAGCTGATGCCCGCGTGTGGGCTCCTAGAGATGGGGGCCAGCAG AAGGAGCCACCAGTGAAGAATCCCCCACCTCCACAACCACCCTGCAATGGGGACATCAACAGGACCAAGGACACCAAAGAGG AGACCCCGGACTCCACAGAGGCACCAGCAGAGGAGCGTGCAGGCCGGGGGCCTCTGCCTTGCCCCTCTCTCTGTGAGCTGCTAGCTTCCACTGCAGTCAAGCTCTGCCTGGGACATGAGCGGATCCACATGGCCTTTGCCCCCgtcaccccagccctgcccagt GACGACCGCATCACCAACATCCTGGACAGCATCATTGCGCAGGTGGTAGAGCGCAAGATCCAGGAGAAAGCGTTAGGGCCAGGCCTGCGAGCTGCGCCAGGCCTCCGCAAGGGCCTGGGCCTGCCTCTCTCACCTGTGCGGCCCCGGCCACCTCCCCCGGGAGCTTTGCTGTGGCTGCAAGAGCCCAGGCCTCAGCATAGCTTCCACCTTTTCCAGGAGCACTGGAGGCAgggccag CCCGTACTGGTGTCGGGGATCCAGAAAACATTGCAGGCCAGCCTGTGGGGGACAGAAGCCCTTGGGTTACTTGGTGGacaggtgcaggcactgacctcCCTTGGGCCACCTCAGCCTGCCAGCCTGAGCACTGTGGTCTTCTGGGAGGGATTCTCCCGGCCTGAGA TTCGCCCAAAGTCAGAAGAAGGTTCAGTTCTCCTGCTTCACAGAGCTCTAGGGGATGAGGACACTGGCAG GCTAGAGAATCTGactgccagcctgcctctcccagAGTACTGCACCTGCCAAGGAAAACTCAACCTGGCTTCCTACCTCCCGATGGGCCCAGCCCTGCATCCACTGGAGCCCCGGCTGTGGGCAGCCTATG GTGTGAGCCCACACCGTGGCCACTTGGGGATCAAGAACCTCTGTGTGGAGGTGACTgacctggtcagcatcctggtcCATGCTGAAGCCCCTCTGCCTGGCTGGCACCGGGCACAGAAAG ATTTCCTGTCTGGCCTGGATGGTGAGGGGCTCTGGTCTCCGGGAAGCCAGGCCAGCACCGTGTGGCACGTGTTCCGGGCCCAGGATGCCCAGCGTATCCGCCGCTTCCTCCAGATG GTGCAGGGACTTGTGAGCACAGTGAGTGTCACCCAGCACTTCCTGTCCCCTGAGACCTCTGCCCtatctgctcagctctgccaccaGGGACCCAGCCTGTCTCCTGACCACCAGCTGCTTTATGCCCAG atGGACTGGGCTGTGTTCCAAGCAGTGAAGGTGGCAGTTGGAACACTACAAGAGGCTAAATAG